From the Phyllopteryx taeniolatus isolate TA_2022b chromosome 16, UOR_Ptae_1.2, whole genome shotgun sequence genome, one window contains:
- the nudt1 gene encoding oxidized purine nucleoside triphosphate hydrolase, with product MLRSKLLTLVLVLQPGRVLLGMKKRGFGVGRWNGFGGKVQVGETVEEGARRELLEESGLTVDMLEKVGNIQFEFVGEAQLLDVQIFRADSYNGEPMETEEMRPQWFDLDKIPFDQMWPDDKIWFPLLLQKRKFVGYFHFQGHDVILSHKLNEVEQL from the exons ATGCTGCGTTCCAAGCTGCTGACTCTGGTTCTGGTGCTCCAGCCTGGCAGGGTGCTACTGGGCATGAAGAAGCGAGGATTTGGGGTTGGGAGGTGGAACGGTTTCGGGGGCAAGGTCCAAGTTGGAGAAACTGTCGAGGAAGGAGCAAGAAG ggAACTCCTCGAAGAAAGTGGCCTCACAGTGGACATGCTGGAAAAGGTCGGGAATATACAATTTGAATTTGTCGGCGAGGCTCAGTTGCTCGACGTCCAGATTTTTCGGGCCGATTCGTACAATGGAGAGCCAATGGAAACAGAAG AAATGAGACCGCAGTGGTTTGACTTGGACAAAATCCCTTTTGACCAAATGTGGCCCGACGACAAGATATGGTTCCCGCTGCTACTGCAGAAGAGGAAATTTGTGGGCTACTTTCACTTCCAGGGCCACGACGTCATCCTGAGCCACAAGCTGAACGAGGTGGAGCAGTTGTGA